A single genomic interval of Spinacia oleracea cultivar Varoflay chromosome 6, BTI_SOV_V1, whole genome shotgun sequence harbors:
- the LOC110790539 gene encoding 14-3-3-like protein yields MVGEVLSDQTLFFPTVSPPSSLPSIPRFLCPPSPYQTTTTQSKASSLRSPLSSTTHESSSRSSTIRIKTSHEFKGDSRLDNCNLSNVLNDLFRQIGVKTCKLNLCLDVAYHIYRKGDYHRYLAEFKTRVEHKEATENTLLAYKLDIALAELAPTHSIRLGLALNFSVFYYEILNSPDRACNLTKQVSLLNLNFLRDLNLNLTLLTTNLEEESGDEIKEAEGKRESSEQQ; encoded by the exons ACCCTCTTCTTCCCTACCGTTTCGCCACCCTCTTCACTCCCTTCGATTCCTCGTTTTCTTTGTCCACCGTCCCCGTACCAGACTACCACTACCCAATCAAAGGCGTCAAGCTTAAGATCTCCTCTATCTTCGACGACTCATGAATCTTCCAGTAGGAGTTCTACGATTCGGATCAAAACGTCTCATGAATTCAAAG GTGATTCCAGGTTGGATAATTGCAACTTAAGTAATGTGTTGAATGATTTATTTCGACAAATT GGAGTCAAGACTTGTAAACTTAATTTATGTTTAGATGTGGCATACCATATTTACAGGAAGGGTGACTATCACAGGTACCTTGCTGAGTTCAAGACAAGAGTTGAGCATAAGGAGGCTACTGAGAATACCCTGTTGGCTTACAAGCTA GACATTGCTCTTGCTGAATTGGCCCCTACTCATTCCATTAGGCTTGGGCTTGCTCTAAACTTCTCTGTGTTCTATTATGAGATTTTGAATTCACCTGACCGTGCCTGCAATCTTACAAAACAGGTATCTTTACTAAACCTTAACTTTCTGCGAGACCTTAACCTTAACCTAACCTTATTAACTACAAACCT TGAGGAGGAGAGTGGTGACGAGATTAAGGAAGCTGAAGGAAAGCGTGAATCAAGCGAACAACAGTGA